A region of Rhizobium grahamii DNA encodes the following proteins:
- a CDS encoding YciI family protein, protein MKYLCQIWFDTEASKLVPQEEWDVLTEECIVSDDHWRDRGVLVTALALRAPDSATTLRLKSGKVTATDGPFAEIKEHLGGFVVIEAADMEQAREVVATFPILKYASVEIRPGYSIKDGR, encoded by the coding sequence ATGAAGTATCTTTGCCAGATCTGGTTCGATACCGAGGCGAGCAAGCTCGTACCGCAGGAAGAATGGGATGTCCTGACAGAGGAATGCATCGTCAGTGACGACCACTGGCGCGATCGTGGCGTGCTGGTAACGGCACTCGCGCTCCGGGCGCCCGATAGCGCGACGACGCTACGCCTCAAGAGCGGGAAAGTTACTGCGACGGACGGCCCGTTTGCCGAAATCAAGGAGCACCTCGGCGGGTTCGTCGTCATCGAGGCCGCCGACATGGAACAGGCACGGGAGGTCGTGGCGACGTTCCCGATCCTGAAATACGCCTCGGTGGAAATACGGCCGGGATACTCGATCAAGGATGGGAGATGA
- a CDS encoding YciI family protein, with translation MKYLCQVFFEPSALEAMSAEEKRQLDRDSLAYDRQLIESGHMIAAQALQHPKTAVTVRVRNGETAMTDGPFAETKEQLGGFILIDAKDLNDAVRVAAGIPLARMGAIEVRPIYAIPVEM, from the coding sequence ATGAAGTATCTTTGTCAGGTGTTCTTTGAACCGTCGGCACTGGAAGCCATGTCGGCGGAGGAGAAGAGGCAGCTCGATCGCGATTCGCTGGCCTACGACCGGCAGCTCATCGAGAGCGGCCACATGATTGCGGCGCAGGCGCTGCAACATCCCAAGACGGCTGTCACGGTCCGCGTCAGAAACGGCGAGACCGCGATGACGGACGGTCCATTTGCCGAAACCAAGGAGCAGCTTGGCGGCTTCATCCTGATCGATGCAAAAGACCTCAACGATGCCGTCCGCGTGGCCGCGGGAATTCCGCTTGCAAGGATGGGAGCGATCGAGGTCCGACCGATCTACGCGATACCGGTTGAGATGTGA